A window of Fictibacillus halophilus contains these coding sequences:
- a CDS encoding class I SAM-dependent methyltransferase: MEATEILKMNKERWEVSAERFFGRTALPEYGPFSLNEEQLNLFGSISGNKVLDIGCGSGHSLQYMGVKGAKELWGLDLCTKQIETARNVLQDQQVEVTLVESPMEENPGLPSSYFDIVYSIYALGWTTNLYQTFSNIYDYLKPGGIFIFSWEHPLHDRLKFEESSFTFNKSYVTEGPEFNEGWQNQAVIHHRKLSTYINALIDAGFMIDKVIDEVCLPEEHSENPSRWYSTQKANLVPATFIIKASKK, encoded by the coding sequence GTGGAAGCAACTGAAATTTTAAAAATGAATAAAGAAAGGTGGGAGGTGTCAGCTGAACGCTTTTTTGGTAGAACGGCACTCCCTGAATACGGACCGTTCTCTTTGAATGAAGAACAACTAAATTTATTTGGCTCAATAAGTGGTAATAAGGTGTTGGATATAGGCTGTGGTAGTGGTCATTCATTACAATATATGGGTGTGAAAGGCGCTAAAGAATTGTGGGGATTAGATCTTTGTACGAAGCAGATTGAGACAGCCAGGAACGTATTACAAGATCAACAAGTAGAGGTGACCTTAGTTGAATCTCCTATGGAGGAGAACCCGGGTTTACCAAGCAGTTATTTTGATATTGTTTACTCGATCTATGCTTTGGGTTGGACAACAAATTTGTACCAAACTTTTTCCAACATCTATGATTATCTGAAACCAGGTGGAATTTTTATCTTCAGTTGGGAACATCCACTTCATGATCGATTAAAATTTGAGGAATCTTCGTTCACCTTTAACAAATCTTATGTGACTGAGGGCCCTGAATTTAATGAAGGTTGGCAAAATCAAGCTGTCATTCATCATAGAAAGTTAAGCACTTACATAAATGCTTTAATTGATGCAGGTTTTATGATAGATAAAGTAATAGATGAAGTTTGTTTACCGGAAGAGCACTCGGAAAATCCGTCAAGATGGTACTCCACTCAAAAAGCAAACCTTGTTCCAGCTACATTTATTATAAAAGCGTCAAAGAAGTAA
- a CDS encoding TerC family protein gives MDSIWLEYGWALLILIGLEGLLSADNALVLAVIAKHLPEDQKKRAISYGIIMAFVFRFGALFAISFIANVWQIQAIGAAYLLYLGLKHVIQAKFGKENEKIQEEVKEDAAGKGFWPTVGKIAIADLAFAIDSILAAVALALGLPDSPLGDFGGMDAGQFIVVVLGGVAGLILIKFAATWFVQLLDKRPALETTAYAIVAWVGVKLAVITLAHKDIGVLDHDFPHSTVWTIIFYGVLVGIAVIGWFAPAKSKKTETSL, from the coding sequence ATGGATTCAATTTGGTTAGAGTACGGATGGGCATTATTAATTCTTATTGGACTAGAAGGTTTGCTATCTGCTGACAATGCCCTTGTACTAGCGGTTATCGCAAAACATTTACCTGAGGATCAGAAAAAACGTGCGATTAGTTACGGAATTATTATGGCGTTTGTTTTCCGATTTGGTGCACTTTTTGCCATTTCGTTCATCGCGAACGTTTGGCAGATCCAGGCGATCGGAGCAGCTTATCTGTTATACCTAGGATTAAAACATGTTATTCAAGCTAAGTTCGGTAAAGAAAATGAGAAAATACAAGAGGAAGTAAAAGAAGACGCTGCAGGAAAAGGTTTCTGGCCAACAGTAGGTAAAATTGCTATCGCTGACCTTGCGTTTGCAATCGATTCGATTCTAGCAGCAGTTGCATTGGCATTAGGACTTCCTGATTCCCCACTCGGTGACTTCGGTGGCATGGATGCTGGACAATTCATCGTAGTTGTTCTTGGAGGAGTTGCAGGTTTAATCTTGATTAAGTTTGCAGCTACTTGGTTTGTTCAATTGCTTGATAAGCGACCAGCTCTTGAAACAACAGCTTATGCAATCGTTGCTTGGGTAGGTGTCAAGCTTGCAGTTATTACACTTGCTCACAAAGATATCGGAGTATTAGATCACGATTTCCCACACAGTACTGTATGGACAATCATCTTTTATGGTGTACTAGTAGGTATTGCTGTTATTGGATGGTTTGCACCGGCTAAATCAAAGAAAACCGAAACATCTTTATAA
- a CDS encoding kanamycin nucleotidyltransferase C-terminal domain-containing protein → MTKWKPQEFTTDDRLHVANEILENLLRKYGERLISVAIEGSTAKGTDRPESDLELRVVVEGRESEWYPFFYKGMFVGISFNTVEKIQSKARSLDYEWCVKGDVLFTCKILYDSSNLYQSLREIALETELHTDFNVLMRDALTDMYEHVYKIFTIKDTDTIVAAHEARQIAYWATMLVGLKNRHKFLSSRTMYEEAFGFHSLPNNYEMNIKEVLSLHTDVQKLKRFVGNLWSSTAEWAGLHGISLEEDSLSFI, encoded by the coding sequence ATGACTAAATGGAAACCTCAAGAATTTACTACAGATGACAGATTGCACGTTGCCAATGAGATACTTGAAAATTTATTAAGAAAGTATGGAGAACGACTAATTTCAGTCGCCATTGAAGGGTCAACAGCGAAGGGGACTGATCGTCCTGAATCGGATCTGGAGTTACGAGTGGTTGTAGAGGGAAGAGAGAGTGAATGGTATCCTTTCTTTTATAAAGGAATGTTCGTCGGTATTAGTTTTAATACGGTTGAGAAAATTCAATCTAAAGCCAGAAGCCTAGATTATGAATGGTGTGTTAAAGGTGATGTGTTGTTCACATGTAAAATCCTTTATGATTCATCAAATTTGTATCAATCGCTAAGAGAAATCGCGTTAGAAACAGAGTTGCATACAGATTTCAATGTTTTAATGAGAGATGCTCTAACAGATATGTATGAACATGTTTATAAAATCTTTACTATAAAAGATACTGACACTATTGTAGCTGCACACGAAGCAAGGCAGATCGCCTATTGGGCAACCATGTTGGTGGGATTAAAAAATCGACACAAATTCTTATCAAGTAGAACCATGTATGAAGAAGCATTTGGCTTTCATTCTTTACCGAACAACTATGAAATGAACATTAAGGAAGTATTATCCTTACATACTGATGTACAAAAACTAAAAAGATTTGTTGGCAATTTGTGGAGCTCAACAGCTGAATGGGCAGGATTACATGGTATCAGTCTTGAAGAGGATAGTTTATCATTTATTTAA
- a CDS encoding ABC transporter permease, which produces MTFSLKRINAIFIKDWKDLQRNSYILFTVALPLFFAAWIGRMGEDSPYMFSFPINLALVISGAFIQAAMVAEEKEKNTLRGLLLSPASTIEILIGKSALSVVMTILVVVLSIILLDYNVPSLPFFALSILLGILFYIAVGTILGLISRTVMETSIIGMPVLFIFGMGSMFRPMIENESILNVMDILPNEQLTFIWISLEKQNAFLHSWDHFALLLLWTFISFVVTAMIYKKRKVD; this is translated from the coding sequence ATGACATTTTCATTGAAAAGGATAAATGCTATATTTATTAAAGATTGGAAAGATCTGCAACGAAATTCATATATCCTTTTTACGGTAGCTTTACCGTTATTTTTTGCGGCATGGATTGGTCGTATGGGAGAAGATAGTCCCTATATGTTCTCTTTTCCAATCAATCTAGCACTAGTGATTTCCGGTGCCTTTATTCAAGCTGCGATGGTGGCGGAGGAAAAAGAGAAAAATACGCTTAGAGGATTGTTACTTTCACCAGCTAGTACAATTGAAATTTTAATTGGAAAAAGTGCACTGTCTGTTGTTATGACAATCCTTGTAGTGGTACTGTCTATCATATTATTAGATTATAATGTGCCGTCGCTACCGTTTTTTGCTTTAAGTATACTACTAGGCATATTATTTTATATTGCAGTTGGAACCATTTTGGGTTTAATCTCACGCACTGTAATGGAAACAAGTATTATTGGTATGCCCGTTCTTTTCATATTTGGGATGGGGTCCATGTTTAGACCTATGATTGAAAATGAAAGTATTTTAAACGTAATGGACATATTACCTAATGAACAGCTTACATTCATTTGGATATCACTTGAAAAGCAAAACGCCTTTCTTCATTCATGGGATCATTTTGCGCTACTTTTATTATGGACATTTATATCGTTTGTGGTAACTGCTATGATTTATAAGAAGCGGAAAGTAGATTAA
- a CDS encoding molybdopterin-containing oxidoreductase family protein, whose translation MTSFVDSKNGIFPSVCSLDCPDQCGLLLHKENGRIVKVEGDPEHPVTKGFICNKVRNMTERLYDEKRLKYPMKRVGAKGEGHFEQISWDEAINTITARWKDLLQNDGAESILPYSFYGNMGNLAAEGMDRRFFHRLGASKLDRSICNSAGAVGYKYTMGASFGIDPEDTIHSKLFIFWGINAVSTNMHQVSLAQQARKQNGAKIVVIDVHKNQTARFADWFIPILPGTDTALALGLMHILFAENMVDHSFLDQFTVGSEQLRIHVEQYDPITVSSITGIPVEDILKLARMYGQTSPAFLRIGNGPQHHDNGGMFVRTVSCLPALTGQWAVKGGGAIKGNSAYLAFNTANLQRPDLQQNKNTRVINMNLLGEALLTLDPPIKSLFVYGTNPAVVAPAGNKVRKGLEREDLFTVVHDLFLTETAKYADIVLPATSSFENTDFYTSYWHHYIQLQQPVIESYGESKSNVEVFRLLAKGMDFTEKAFDDTEAELIDQSLDSPSNPYIQRINFEVLCKKQYVKAQVEFPTELPTPSGKIELYSEKMKQDGYPALPTYIPLVNDSDHPLRFIAGPNHNFLNSTFANQNKHVELEKEPVIVLNQFDADLAGVKDGEKVRVWNEQGECLLKASVGENVLRGVAVTQGLWGADDNTKHLVNSLTPDRIADMGGGATFFSGRVSIKKV comes from the coding sequence ATGACTAGTTTTGTGGATAGCAAAAATGGGATTTTTCCTTCAGTTTGTTCCTTAGACTGCCCTGACCAATGTGGGTTGCTCCTTCATAAAGAAAACGGAAGAATTGTAAAAGTGGAAGGTGATCCTGAACATCCAGTCACGAAAGGGTTTATTTGTAATAAAGTTAGAAACATGACTGAACGCCTATATGATGAAAAACGTTTAAAATACCCGATGAAGCGGGTTGGAGCAAAAGGTGAAGGGCACTTTGAACAAATAAGCTGGGATGAAGCGATTAACACTATCACTGCGAGATGGAAGGACTTGCTTCAAAACGACGGTGCCGAGAGCATTCTACCTTATAGCTTTTATGGAAATATGGGTAATCTTGCAGCTGAAGGAATGGATCGCCGTTTTTTTCATAGATTAGGAGCTTCCAAGCTGGATCGAAGCATTTGTAACTCGGCAGGTGCAGTGGGTTACAAATATACGATGGGTGCGAGTTTCGGAATTGACCCTGAAGATACCATTCACTCCAAATTGTTTATATTTTGGGGAATTAATGCCGTTAGTACAAATATGCATCAAGTATCACTTGCACAACAAGCTCGCAAACAAAATGGAGCGAAGATTGTCGTCATTGACGTTCATAAAAACCAGACGGCTAGATTTGCAGACTGGTTCATCCCTATTTTACCCGGGACAGATACCGCTCTAGCATTAGGCTTGATGCACATTTTGTTTGCTGAGAACATGGTGGATCATTCATTTTTGGATCAGTTCACCGTCGGATCCGAACAGCTGCGTATACATGTTGAACAATATGACCCTATTACGGTTTCTAGCATTACTGGTATTCCGGTAGAAGACATTTTGAAGCTAGCTCGGATGTATGGCCAAACCTCTCCTGCGTTTCTTCGAATTGGAAACGGTCCACAACATCATGATAATGGTGGTATGTTTGTGAGAACGGTATCTTGTTTGCCAGCTTTAACAGGTCAATGGGCAGTTAAAGGTGGAGGGGCGATCAAAGGTAATTCAGCATATCTCGCGTTCAACACAGCTAACCTACAACGGCCTGATTTGCAGCAAAATAAGAATACGCGTGTTATAAACATGAATTTACTCGGAGAAGCGTTACTAACATTAGACCCTCCTATAAAATCACTTTTTGTTTATGGAACGAATCCTGCTGTTGTAGCACCTGCAGGAAATAAGGTTCGAAAAGGCTTGGAACGAGAAGATCTCTTCACAGTGGTTCATGATTTATTCTTAACAGAGACGGCAAAGTATGCTGATATTGTATTGCCTGCTACGTCTTCGTTTGAAAACACAGATTTCTACACGTCGTACTGGCATCACTATATCCAGCTTCAACAGCCTGTGATTGAATCTTACGGTGAGTCAAAGTCTAATGTCGAGGTGTTCCGACTACTTGCTAAAGGCATGGATTTTACTGAGAAGGCATTTGATGATACGGAAGCAGAACTGATTGATCAGTCATTAGATTCACCATCTAATCCCTATATTCAAAGAATAAATTTTGAAGTTTTGTGTAAAAAACAATATGTAAAGGCACAGGTAGAATTTCCAACTGAGCTCCCAACACCGAGCGGAAAAATAGAATTATACTCTGAGAAGATGAAACAGGACGGTTATCCAGCACTGCCAACATACATCCCTTTAGTTAATGATTCTGACCATCCCCTTCGATTTATCGCTGGACCGAACCATAACTTTCTAAACTCAACGTTTGCGAATCAAAACAAACATGTTGAACTTGAAAAAGAACCGGTAATTGTTTTGAATCAGTTTGACGCAGACCTGGCAGGAGTGAAAGATGGAGAAAAGGTACGCGTGTGGAATGAGCAAGGAGAATGTTTACTAAAAGCGAGCGTTGGTGAGAATGTTCTCCGTGGCGTTGCCGTTACTCAAGGACTTTGGGGAGCAGATGATAATACAAAGCATCTAGTCAATTCACTTACACCCGATCGCATAGCAGATATGGGTGGGGGAGCCACTTTCTTCTCGGGAAGAGTTAGTATTAAAAAGGTTTAG
- a CDS encoding SRPBCC family protein, with product METSNKVMITVETTVHKPIAEVWKYWTEPQHITGWSFASDEWHAPKAENDLKAGGKFLTRMEAKDGSFGFDFSGTYDEVKTNEYIGYTLDDGRKVTITFVSLDNETRIVETFEAEATNPVEMQEAGWQAFMDNFKKYCESQK from the coding sequence ATGGAGACGTCTAACAAAGTTATGATCACAGTTGAAACGACAGTACATAAACCCATTGCAGAAGTTTGGAAATATTGGACCGAGCCACAGCATATTACAGGCTGGAGCTTTGCTTCCGATGAGTGGCACGCACCTAAAGCTGAAAATGATCTAAAAGCTGGTGGGAAGTTTTTGACAAGGATGGAAGCAAAAGATGGCAGCTTTGGATTTGATTTTAGCGGGACATATGATGAAGTCAAAACAAATGAATACATTGGTTATACGTTAGATGATGGAAGAAAAGTGACGATTACGTTTGTTAGCTTAGATAATGAAACGAGAATTGTTGAGACATTTGAAGCTGAAGCTACGAATCCAGTTGAAATGCAAGAAGCCGGTTGGCAAGCATTTATGGACAATTTTAAAAAATACTGTGAATCTCAAAAGTAA
- a CDS encoding zinc-ribbon domain-containing protein, with protein sequence MNHTLLPNKLLSQWHPTKNQGIEPCQTSFGSYEYIWWVCSKGHEWGATIRERYKKNLECSDCVREERALKRSYQFEAVKSETLADADPELCLQWHPTRNKNLTIADIDSKEDWPQRWWLCKRGHEWEETVKDRIHNPKSVCVYCSDKKAYEKNCLATVHPELVEEWSTVNNGKSPQDVVYNSNEEVAWVCEKGHVWRERIRKRIKNKSRCPECIRIEQSLFTMYPEIAAEWHPDRNGTLFGVHKTPKDVSVTSYNNVWWRCKKCGEEYTARVKDRVKGIGCHACSTK encoded by the coding sequence ATGAATCACACATTATTACCAAATAAACTTTTGTCACAATGGCATCCTACAAAAAATCAGGGTATTGAACCGTGCCAGACTAGTTTTGGCAGTTATGAATACATATGGTGGGTCTGTTCAAAAGGGCATGAATGGGGAGCGACTATTCGGGAGCGCTATAAGAAGAACCTGGAATGTTCCGATTGTGTAAGAGAAGAAAGAGCGTTGAAAAGATCGTATCAGTTCGAAGCGGTTAAAAGTGAGACATTAGCGGACGCAGATCCTGAGCTATGTCTGCAATGGCATCCGACACGTAACAAAAATCTTACTATTGCGGATATAGACAGTAAGGAGGATTGGCCACAAAGATGGTGGCTATGTAAAAGAGGACATGAATGGGAAGAAACCGTGAAAGATCGAATACATAATCCTAAAAGTGTATGTGTATATTGCTCAGACAAAAAAGCATACGAAAAGAACTGTCTGGCTACGGTACATCCTGAGCTTGTAGAAGAATGGTCTACCGTGAACAATGGGAAAAGTCCACAAGATGTGGTTTACAACTCGAACGAGGAAGTGGCATGGGTTTGTGAAAAAGGGCATGTGTGGCGAGAGAGAATTCGTAAGAGAATTAAGAACAAGTCGCGTTGTCCAGAGTGTATAAGAATTGAGCAATCCTTATTCACTATGTATCCAGAAATTGCAGCTGAATGGCATCCTGATCGTAATGGTACTTTGTTCGGCGTTCATAAAACACCTAAAGATGTTTCGGTTACTTCATATAATAACGTTTGGTGGCGCTGTAAAAAATGCGGAGAAGAATATACAGCTAGGGTGAAGGACCGTGTTAAAGGGATTGGTTGTCATGCTTGTTCTACAAAATGA
- a CDS encoding ABC transporter ATP-binding protein yields MENVIEVKGLKKSFENQIALADVSFSVKKGETIGFLGPSGSGKTTTIKILTAQLLPTDGHVKVFGQEISKLQNPAYMKRIGILTDNSGLYDRLSIYDNLALYCDLYNVDKVKIKEVLQAVNLIQDQKKLVQKLSKGMKQRVTLARAILHKPELLFLDEPTSALDPVNTKQIHQVLKQLNKEGTTIFLTTHDMYEAEYLCDRIAFLDRGEIKRLDTPLNLRTKVDNRTVTLLLKDNQTVHMDMNDEGADKIYQYMRNGEVISIHSNEPTLGDIFVELTGRDLA; encoded by the coding sequence ATGGAGAACGTTATAGAAGTAAAAGGTTTAAAGAAGTCTTTTGAAAATCAAATCGCTTTAGCTGATGTAAGTTTTTCGGTTAAAAAGGGTGAGACGATCGGTTTTCTAGGACCGAGTGGATCAGGAAAAACGACAACGATTAAAATCTTAACAGCTCAACTATTACCTACTGACGGACATGTGAAAGTGTTCGGACAAGAAATTTCTAAGCTGCAAAATCCAGCCTATATGAAACGAATAGGAATCTTGACTGATAATAGTGGGCTGTATGATCGATTGAGTATATATGATAACCTTGCATTGTATTGCGATTTGTACAATGTAGACAAAGTGAAAATTAAAGAAGTTCTTCAAGCTGTTAATCTTATTCAGGATCAAAAGAAATTGGTTCAAAAGTTGTCAAAAGGTATGAAACAACGAGTAACACTTGCTCGTGCCATTTTACATAAGCCAGAACTTCTTTTTTTAGATGAACCTACATCTGCTCTAGACCCTGTAAATACAAAGCAGATTCACCAAGTGTTGAAACAACTCAATAAAGAAGGTACAACCATTTTTCTAACTACACATGATATGTATGAGGCTGAGTACCTTTGTGATCGTATCGCCTTTTTAGATCGAGGAGAGATCAAACGACTAGATACTCCTCTTAATCTAAGAACAAAAGTTGACAACAGAACGGTAACTCTTTTGTTAAAGGATAATCAAACGGTACACATGGATATGAACGATGAAGGTGCAGATAAAATCTATCAATATATGAGGAATGGAGAGGTAATCTCTATTCATTCGAACGAACCAACATTAGGAGATATCTTTGTCGAACTAACAGGGAGGGATTTAGCATGA
- a CDS encoding response regulator transcription factor — protein sequence MNDFNVLVVDDEKEIRDAIEIYLKNEGITVVQARDGIEAIEKLDEHPIHLIVMDIMMPKLDGISTTFKIREQKNIPIIILSAKSEDTDKVLGLQIGADDYVTKPFNPLELIARVKSQLRRYVTLGTYEGKTNLINLNGLTLDKEAKEVAINGDSVKLTPIEYKIVELLMSYPGRVFSINDIYERVWKEPSYNAENTVAVHIRKIREKIEIDPKNPRYLKVVWGIGYKMEK from the coding sequence ATGAATGATTTTAACGTACTTGTTGTAGATGATGAAAAAGAAATTCGCGATGCGATAGAGATCTACTTGAAAAATGAAGGAATAACAGTTGTTCAAGCAAGAGATGGAATTGAGGCGATAGAGAAATTGGATGAACACCCCATTCATCTTATCGTAATGGACATTATGATGCCGAAATTAGATGGTATATCGACCACCTTTAAGATTCGAGAACAAAAAAACATACCGATTATTATCTTAAGCGCGAAGAGTGAAGATACCGATAAAGTTCTAGGATTGCAGATCGGTGCGGATGATTATGTGACGAAGCCATTCAATCCTTTGGAGTTGATTGCCCGTGTTAAATCTCAGCTACGCCGTTACGTGACTCTTGGTACATATGAGGGGAAGACAAATCTAATCAATTTGAACGGTCTAACACTCGATAAGGAAGCAAAGGAAGTGGCTATAAACGGTGATTCCGTAAAGTTGACTCCTATTGAGTATAAAATTGTGGAGTTGTTAATGTCTTACCCAGGAAGAGTTTTTTCGATTAATGATATATATGAGCGGGTTTGGAAAGAGCCGAGTTACAACGCCGAGAACACAGTCGCGGTTCATATCCGGAAGATTAGAGAAAAAATTGAGATTGATCCGAAAAATCCTAGATATTTAAAGGTGGTATGGGGAATTGGATACAAAATGGAAAAATAG
- a CDS encoding LytTR family transcriptional regulator DNA-binding domain-containing protein, whose product MSLLQITQLEKNIGNKILFPKIDLTLQQGEAVAVQCNHEVGKELIQLIIHEKSPTNGKIFLNHVQLGSSKKIFHSFGLYLMSDQAYDRLTAQEYLRFYERLYDVSIDIDLLLQKVSLIEKKNVKIRMLSFSEKKRLHLARVILHEPDVLLMEEPDQNLDIESRMILKRIVKDYINLGKTILITTNHFESAIFLTDTVYRLNEAGLKKIDVVDDDINEKNSEELDMEFVMHSTSEREEKNIDDEGEIRKPVKFEKIPAKINEKMILFDPTEILFVESHEGVSQLHVNGEIFPCLISLNDLEKRLQPFGFFRCHRSYIVNLQRVREVITWTRNSYSLVLEDAKKSSVPLSKGKMNELKEIIGI is encoded by the coding sequence ATGAGCTTATTACAAATTACACAACTTGAAAAAAACATTGGAAACAAGATACTTTTTCCTAAGATTGATTTGACCTTGCAACAAGGGGAAGCAGTGGCTGTTCAATGCAATCATGAAGTAGGGAAAGAATTGATTCAACTTATTATTCATGAGAAGAGCCCTACTAACGGAAAAATATTTCTGAATCATGTGCAACTTGGATCATCGAAAAAAATCTTCCATTCTTTTGGTTTGTATTTAATGAGTGATCAAGCGTATGACAGACTGACAGCTCAGGAATACTTACGCTTTTACGAGCGCCTATATGACGTGAGCATTGATATTGATTTACTTTTACAGAAAGTAAGTTTAATAGAAAAAAAGAATGTGAAAATTAGAATGCTTTCATTTTCCGAAAAGAAAAGATTGCATTTAGCTCGAGTAATTTTACATGAACCAGATGTGCTTTTGATGGAAGAACCAGATCAAAATTTAGATATTGAAAGCAGAATGATTCTGAAACGAATTGTGAAAGACTACATAAATCTAGGAAAAACCATACTAATTACGACTAACCATTTTGAGAGTGCGATCTTTTTAACAGATACGGTGTATCGATTAAACGAAGCCGGTCTGAAAAAAATAGATGTGGTGGATGACGATATAAATGAGAAGAATTCAGAAGAATTAGATATGGAATTTGTGATGCATTCAACGAGTGAAAGAGAAGAAAAGAATATAGATGATGAAGGAGAAATTCGCAAACCTGTTAAGTTTGAAAAGATTCCAGCTAAAATAAATGAAAAAATGATACTCTTTGATCCAACAGAGATTCTTTTTGTCGAAAGTCATGAAGGGGTCTCACAGTTACATGTGAACGGTGAGATTTTTCCATGTCTCATTTCCCTAAACGATTTAGAAAAACGTCTTCAGCCGTTCGGATTTTTTCGTTGTCATCGCTCATATATCGTAAATTTACAGCGCGTGCGGGAAGTCATTACATGGACACGTAATAGCTATAGTCTTGTACTTGAAGATGCGAAGAAAAGTTCAGTGCCTCTTTCTAAAGGAAAAATGAATGAGTTAAAGGAAATCATAGGAATATAA
- a CDS encoding iron chaperone — protein MDSFSQYLMGIENRDQRYRMEELLTWVAENFPDLEPQFKWNTPMFTDHGTYIIGISISKQHISIAPEEVAMVKFADDIKQAGYTFTKGLFRIRWKDEVNYELLEKIISFNIEDKADYTKFWRE, from the coding sequence TTGGACAGTTTTTCTCAGTATTTAATGGGTATTGAAAACCGTGACCAACGTTATCGAATGGAAGAACTATTAACATGGGTGGCTGAAAACTTCCCTGATTTAGAACCACAATTTAAGTGGAATACCCCAATGTTTACAGACCACGGCACATATATTATCGGTATATCGATTAGTAAACAACATATAAGCATTGCACCGGAAGAAGTGGCAATGGTGAAGTTTGCTGACGACATCAAGCAGGCTGGATATACGTTCACTAAAGGTTTGTTCCGTATCCGCTGGAAAGATGAAGTGAACTATGAATTGTTGGAGAAAATCATTTCATTTAACATAGAGGATAAAGCTGATTATACAAAATTTTGGCGTGAATAA
- a CDS encoding PepSY domain-containing protein: protein MKKLTKIIAGTVLVGGIGVGTYAYVENTPSAFAAKNVISEKQAKDIALEKTKGGTVTELELDRDGLKDKYEIEIHNGDKEYDLDIAAETGKISKIEEGMKDQDDNDNDDDGDDDNSRYDENEATDRDDLIDPSKVKITSDQAQSIALKKVSGTVKEMSLDDDYVYEFEIQKDGKDVEVNVDAVTGEAVVVKNDND, encoded by the coding sequence ATGAAAAAACTAACAAAAATTATTGCTGGTACAGTATTAGTCGGTGGTATTGGAGTTGGAACATACGCTTACGTTGAAAATACACCGAGCGCGTTTGCTGCTAAGAATGTAATTTCTGAAAAACAAGCAAAAGACATTGCATTAGAAAAAACAAAGGGCGGAACGGTTACTGAACTTGAACTTGATCGAGATGGTCTTAAAGACAAGTATGAGATTGAAATTCATAACGGAGACAAAGAATATGATCTTGATATTGCTGCAGAAACAGGTAAAATATCAAAAATTGAAGAAGGTATGAAAGATCAAGATGATAATGACAACGACGATGATGGAGATGACGACAATAGTCGTTATGACGAAAATGAGGCAACAGATAGGGATGATCTGATAGATCCTTCTAAAGTTAAGATTACTTCTGACCAAGCGCAGTCTATCGCACTAAAAAAAGTTTCTGGTACTGTAAAAGAAATGAGTCTTGATGACGACTATGTTTATGAATTTGAGATTCAAAAAGACGGTAAGGATGTAGAAGTAAATGTGGATGCCGTAACAGGTGAAGCGGTAGTTGTTAAGAACGATAACGACTGA